The Yersinia intermedia genome window below encodes:
- a CDS encoding phosphoglycolate phosphatase: MTKFDSIRGVAFDLDGTLVDSAPGLASAIDMALQHQGLPVAGNERVSTWIGNGADILVERALRWAGHEPDAQSVAHTRELFDHYYAKTVEQGSQLFPQVKATLAQLAAHGLPMGLITNKPTPFVAPLLASLGIADYFSVIIGGDDVVVKKPHPAPLYLLLAKLGLRASEMLFVGDSRNDVMAAQAAGCPCIGLTYGYNYGEAIATSHPDCVLEHFADLLPAIGLSSLKDQEV, translated from the coding sequence ATGACTAAATTCGATTCTATCCGTGGTGTGGCGTTCGATCTGGACGGTACATTGGTTGATAGCGCGCCAGGCCTTGCCAGTGCTATTGATATGGCGTTGCAGCATCAAGGCTTACCGGTTGCCGGTAACGAACGGGTATCCACCTGGATTGGCAATGGTGCTGATATTTTGGTCGAGCGTGCGTTGCGCTGGGCAGGCCATGAGCCAGATGCCCAGTCAGTGGCACATACTCGTGAGCTGTTTGACCACTATTATGCCAAAACAGTTGAACAGGGGAGTCAGCTATTCCCGCAAGTGAAAGCTACGCTGGCTCAACTGGCCGCTCATGGTTTGCCAATGGGGCTGATTACCAATAAGCCGACGCCGTTTGTTGCCCCTTTGCTGGCATCTCTGGGTATCGCAGATTATTTCTCGGTGATTATTGGCGGCGATGACGTGGTGGTGAAAAAGCCACATCCGGCCCCGCTCTATTTACTGTTAGCTAAACTTGGCCTCCGCGCCAGCGAAATGCTGTTTGTCGGCGATTCGCGTAATGACGTTATGGCTGCACAGGCCGCGGGTTGCCCTTGTATTGGGCTGACCTATGGATATAACTACGGCGAAGCTATTGCCACCAGTCACCCCGATTGCGTGCTGGAGCATTTTGCCGATCTGTTGCCCGCCATCGGGCTGTCGTCTTTAAAAGATCAGGAAGTATAA
- the nirD gene encoding nitrite reductase small subunit NirD: MSQWIPLCPLTDILPGSGVCGLIGEQHVAVFRPYADEQLFAISNIDPFAQASVLSRGLIAEHQGDLWVASPLKKQHFRLHDGFCLEDESRSVAHYDVRVRDGMVQVKA, encoded by the coding sequence ATGAGCCAGTGGATCCCACTCTGTCCATTAACCGATATTTTACCCGGTAGCGGCGTATGCGGCTTGATCGGTGAGCAGCATGTCGCGGTTTTCCGCCCTTATGCTGACGAACAACTCTTTGCCATTAGCAATATCGATCCTTTCGCACAGGCCAGTGTGTTATCACGCGGATTAATCGCGGAACATCAAGGTGACCTATGGGTGGCTAGTCCGCTGAAAAAGCAGCACTTCCGCCTGCATGATGGTTTCTGTCTGGAAGATGAAAGTCGCTCAGTTGCCCATTATGACGTGCGAGTTCGCGACGGCATGGTGCAAGTCAAAGCGTGA
- the cysG gene encoding siroheme synthase CysG, which translates to MDYFPIFCQLQHKACLLVGGGEVAERKARLLLDAGAVITVNACEFTPQFHHWAEQGLLTLVCGEFVPDLLAEKWLVIAATDQVAVNALVYQSANLQRVFCNVVDDPKRTSFIMPSIIDRSPIMIAISSGGKAPVLARLLREKLEAMLPQHLGQLAQLAGNLRQRVKQHFAAMADRRRFWEKLLTHDRLAQSLANDDQVQIEQHIEHLFNAPLSDRGEVVLVGAGPGDAGLLTLKGLQQIQQADVVVYDRLVSDEVMNLVRRDAERIFVGKESGYHCVPQESINQLLLQQAQQGKRVVRLKGGDPFIFGRGGEELETLAEAGIPFSVVPGITAASGCSAYSGIPLTHRDHAQSVRLITGHAKKDTQLDWANLAAEKQTLVFYMGLSQAGEIQRQLIQHGMPTTTPVALVENGTSRHQRVVSGELSQLGLLSQQVNSPSLIIVGSVVRLREKLNWFSSAEHRKTAEQVEKVG; encoded by the coding sequence ATGGACTACTTCCCGATTTTCTGCCAACTGCAACATAAAGCCTGCCTGTTGGTCGGCGGTGGTGAAGTTGCTGAACGCAAGGCTCGCTTGCTGCTGGATGCGGGTGCAGTAATTACCGTCAATGCCTGTGAGTTTACGCCACAGTTTCACCACTGGGCGGAACAGGGGCTGCTCACATTAGTCTGCGGCGAATTTGTACCGGATTTGTTGGCAGAGAAGTGGCTGGTGATTGCAGCAACTGATCAGGTGGCAGTCAACGCCTTGGTCTATCAGAGTGCCAATCTACAGCGGGTGTTCTGTAATGTGGTAGATGACCCGAAACGCACCAGCTTTATCATGCCGTCCATCATTGATCGCTCGCCGATTATGATAGCGATATCTTCCGGCGGTAAAGCCCCTGTATTGGCGCGCTTGCTGCGCGAAAAACTCGAGGCAATGTTGCCACAGCATTTGGGCCAATTGGCACAATTGGCGGGTAATTTGCGCCAACGGGTGAAGCAACATTTTGCCGCGATGGCCGATCGTCGCCGCTTTTGGGAAAAACTGCTTACTCACGACCGCTTGGCACAATCGTTGGCTAACGACGATCAGGTACAAATCGAACAACATATTGAGCATCTGTTTAATGCGCCGCTTAGCGATCGCGGTGAGGTGGTTCTGGTGGGTGCCGGGCCGGGAGATGCCGGTTTGCTGACGTTAAAAGGGTTACAGCAGATCCAACAAGCAGACGTGGTGGTGTATGACCGGCTGGTGTCTGATGAGGTGATGAATCTGGTACGGCGCGATGCCGAACGGATTTTTGTCGGAAAAGAGTCTGGCTATCATTGTGTTCCGCAAGAAAGTATCAATCAGTTGCTATTGCAACAGGCACAGCAGGGTAAACGGGTGGTACGCTTGAAAGGCGGTGACCCGTTTATTTTTGGCCGTGGCGGCGAAGAGTTGGAAACACTGGCAGAAGCCGGGATTCCGTTCTCGGTAGTGCCGGGAATTACCGCCGCTTCTGGCTGTTCCGCCTACAGCGGGATACCCCTGACTCACCGTGACCATGCGCAAAGTGTGCGTTTGATTACCGGTCATGCCAAAAAAGACACTCAATTAGATTGGGCTAATCTGGCGGCAGAGAAACAAACGCTGGTGTTCTATATGGGATTATCCCAGGCGGGAGAAATTCAGCGACAACTGATCCAACACGGGATGCCAACTACCACACCTGTGGCACTGGTGGAAAATGGCACCTCGCGACATCAACGTGTAGTCAGCGGCGAACTGAGCCAATTGGGGTTACTGTCCCAGCAGGTCAACAGCCCCAGTCTGATCATCGTCGGTAGCGTAGTCCGTTTACGTGAAAAACTGAATTGGTTCTCCAGTGCGGAGCACAGAAAAACAGCGGAACAGGTAGAAAAGGTGGGTTAG
- the nirB gene encoding nitrite reductase large subunit NirB — protein MSKVKLAIIGNGMVGHRFIEDLLDKADKDQFEITVFCEEPRIAYDRVHLSSYFSHHTAEELSLVREGFYEKHGVKVLIGERAITINRTEKVIHSNSGRTLYYDKLIMATGSYPWVPPIKGSEGQDCFVYRTIEDLNAIESCTRRSKRGAVIGGGLLGLEAAGALKSLGVETHVIEFAPVLMAEQLDPMGGDQLRQKIERMGVRVHTGKNTQEIVHSGQNSRKTMLFADGSQLEVDFIVFSTGIRPQDKLAHQCGLATARRGGIAINDYCQTSDPDVYAIGECASWQERTFGLVAPGYKMAQVTADHLLGRENAFHGADMSAKLKLLGVDVGGIGDAHGRTEGARSYVYLDESKEIYKRLVVSADNKTLLGAVLVGDTTDYGNLLQLALNNIELPENPDSLILPAHAGSKPAMGVDSLPDSAQICSCFDVTKGDIIQAIGQGCHTVAALKSATKAGTGCGGCIPLVTQVLNAELSKQGIEVNHHLCEHFAYSRQELYHLIRVEGIKSFDALLEKYGKGYGCEVCKPTVGSLLASCWNEYILEPQHTPLQDTNDNFLGNIQKDGTYSVIPRSPGGEITPDGLLAIGRIAKHYNLYTKLTGSQRVGMFGAQKDDLPAIWAQLIEAGFETGHAYAKALRMAKTCVGSTWCRFGVGDSVGFGVALEHRYKGIRTPHKMKFGVSGCTRECSEAQGKDVGIIATENGWNLYVCGNGGMKPRHADLLAADLDEETLMRYLDRFMMFYIRTADKLQRTSVWLESLEGGINYLRAVILDDKLAINDQLEADIARLRDKVICEWKVTVENPAAQVRFAHFINSPLRDPNVQVVPEREQHRPARPDERIPVRVLELEDNV, from the coding sequence ATGAGCAAAGTCAAACTTGCCATCATCGGCAACGGTATGGTCGGCCACCGCTTTATCGAAGACTTATTAGATAAAGCAGATAAAGACCAATTTGAGATAACCGTATTTTGCGAAGAACCGCGCATCGCTTATGACCGGGTACATCTTTCTTCTTACTTCTCCCACCATACTGCGGAAGAGTTATCACTGGTTCGTGAAGGCTTTTATGAAAAGCACGGTGTAAAAGTGCTGATTGGTGAACGTGCCATCACTATCAATCGCACCGAGAAAGTGATCCATTCCAACAGTGGTCGTACGCTGTATTACGACAAACTGATTATGGCGACCGGTTCTTACCCGTGGGTCCCACCAATTAAAGGCAGTGAAGGGCAAGATTGCTTTGTCTATCGCACCATTGAAGATCTGAATGCAATTGAGTCTTGTACTCGCCGTAGCAAACGTGGCGCGGTTATCGGCGGCGGGCTGTTAGGGTTGGAAGCCGCAGGTGCTCTGAAAAGCCTTGGCGTTGAAACCCATGTCATTGAGTTTGCACCGGTATTAATGGCCGAACAACTTGATCCGATGGGGGGTGACCAACTACGCCAGAAGATTGAACGTATGGGAGTAAGAGTCCATACCGGCAAGAATACACAAGAGATTGTCCATTCAGGTCAAAACAGCCGTAAAACCATGCTGTTTGCTGATGGCAGTCAGTTGGAGGTGGACTTCATCGTCTTCTCCACCGGTATCCGCCCACAGGACAAACTAGCACACCAATGCGGTTTAGCAACTGCACGCCGTGGTGGTATTGCCATTAATGATTATTGCCAAACCTCCGACCCCGATGTATACGCCATTGGCGAATGTGCCTCATGGCAAGAGCGCACCTTTGGCTTGGTCGCGCCGGGCTATAAAATGGCGCAGGTCACCGCAGACCATCTACTTGGCCGCGAGAACGCCTTCCACGGTGCCGACATGAGTGCAAAACTGAAACTGCTGGGCGTGGATGTCGGTGGGATTGGTGATGCTCATGGCCGCACTGAGGGTGCTCGTAGCTACGTTTATCTGGATGAAAGTAAAGAAATTTATAAACGTCTGGTGGTTAGCGCAGATAACAAAACCCTATTAGGGGCAGTGCTGGTGGGTGATACCACCGATTACGGCAATTTGCTGCAACTGGCACTGAACAACATCGAATTACCCGAAAACCCGGACAGCCTGATCCTGCCTGCCCATGCGGGCAGCAAACCGGCAATGGGCGTGGACTCGCTACCGGACAGCGCGCAAATCTGTTCCTGTTTTGATGTGACTAAAGGCGACATCATTCAGGCTATCGGCCAGGGTTGCCACACCGTTGCCGCACTGAAATCCGCCACTAAAGCCGGTACCGGTTGTGGCGGTTGCATTCCGCTGGTCACCCAGGTGCTGAATGCTGAGCTAAGCAAGCAAGGCATTGAAGTTAACCATCATTTGTGTGAACACTTTGCCTATTCGCGCCAAGAGTTATATCACCTGATTCGGGTTGAAGGGATTAAGTCCTTCGATGCGTTGCTGGAGAAATACGGGAAAGGTTACGGTTGTGAAGTGTGTAAGCCAACCGTAGGGTCACTGCTGGCATCGTGCTGGAATGAGTATATCTTAGAGCCGCAACACACGCCGTTGCAGGATACCAACGATAACTTCCTCGGCAATATTCAGAAAGATGGTACCTATTCGGTTATCCCACGCTCACCGGGCGGGGAAATCACACCGGATGGTCTGTTAGCCATTGGTCGTATCGCCAAACACTATAATTTGTATACCAAACTGACCGGCTCTCAGCGGGTGGGGATGTTTGGCGCGCAAAAAGATGACTTGCCCGCTATCTGGGCGCAGCTCATTGAAGCCGGTTTTGAAACCGGACACGCCTATGCCAAAGCGCTGCGCATGGCAAAAACCTGCGTTGGCAGCACCTGGTGCCGCTTTGGTGTCGGTGACAGCGTCGGCTTTGGTGTGGCGCTGGAGCATCGTTACAAAGGTATTCGCACACCGCATAAAATGAAGTTTGGCGTCTCCGGTTGTACCCGTGAATGTTCGGAAGCTCAGGGCAAAGATGTCGGAATTATCGCCACCGAAAACGGCTGGAACCTGTATGTCTGTGGTAACGGTGGTATGAAGCCACGTCATGCTGACCTGTTGGCAGCGGATCTGGATGAAGAAACCCTGATGCGCTACCTCGACCGTTTCATGATGTTTTATATCCGCACTGCCGATAAGCTGCAACGCACCTCCGTCTGGCTGGAAAGTTTGGAAGGCGGCATTAACTATCTGCGCGCCGTGATCCTCGATGACAAGTTAGCTATCAACGACCAGTTGGAAGCCGATATTGCCCGCCTACGCGACAAAGTGATCTGCGAATGGAAAGTGACGGTTGAGAACCCGGCAGCACAGGTTCGTTTTGCCCACTTCATTAACAGCCCGCTACGCGACCCGAATGTACAAGTGGTACCTGAACGTGAACAACATCGCCCAGCGCGCCCAGATGAGCGTATCCCGGTCCGGGTGTTGGAATTGGAGGATAACGTATGA
- the rpe gene encoding ribulose-phosphate 3-epimerase, with the protein MKKFLIAPSILSADFARLGEDTAKVLAAGADVVHFDVMDNHYVPNLTIGPMVCQALRDYGITVPIDVHLMVKPVDRIVPDFAKAGATYISFHPEASEHVDRTLQLIKENGCKAGLVFNPATPLSYLDYVMDKLDVILLMSVNPGFGGQSFIPETLNKLRQVRKLIDASGYDIRLEVDGGVKVDNIRQIAAAGADMFVAGSAIFSQPDYAAVIDAMRSELAMSAHD; encoded by the coding sequence ATGAAAAAGTTTTTAATTGCCCCATCTATTCTGTCAGCAGATTTTGCCCGTTTGGGTGAAGATACCGCCAAGGTGCTCGCGGCCGGGGCTGATGTTGTGCATTTTGATGTGATGGACAATCATTACGTTCCTAATCTGACCATCGGGCCGATGGTGTGTCAGGCGCTACGTGACTATGGTATTACCGTGCCGATCGATGTGCACTTGATGGTGAAACCGGTTGACCGTATCGTCCCAGACTTTGCCAAAGCCGGTGCCACGTATATTTCATTCCATCCCGAAGCCTCTGAACACGTCGACCGCACCTTACAACTGATCAAAGAGAATGGCTGCAAGGCGGGTTTGGTGTTTAATCCTGCTACGCCGCTGAGCTATCTTGATTATGTCATGGATAAGCTGGACGTCATCTTGTTGATGTCAGTTAACCCCGGTTTCGGCGGCCAGTCATTTATTCCTGAAACACTGAATAAGTTACGTCAGGTGCGTAAATTGATTGATGCCAGTGGCTATGACATTCGCCTGGAAGTGGATGGCGGGGTGAAAGTAGACAATATTCGCCAAATTGCGGCGGCCGGTGCTGATATGTTTGTGGCGGGTTCGGCTATTTTCAGTCAACCGGATTATGCCGCAGTAATTGACGCTATGCGCAGTGAGCTGGCGATGTCTGCTCATGACTAA
- the trpS gene encoding tryptophan--tRNA ligase, which produces MSKPTELTAVSSKPIKPIVFSGAQPSGELTIGNYMGALRQWVQMQDDYECIYCIVDLHAITARQDPAQLRKRTLDTLALYLACGIDPKKSTIFVQSHVPEHSQLSWALNCYTYFGELSRMTQFKDKSARYAENINAGLFDYPVLMAADILLYQTNQVPVGEDQKQHLELSRDIAGRFNALYGDIFKIPEPFIPKAGARVMSLLDPTKKMSKSDDNRNNVIELLEDPKSVVKKIKRAVTDSDEPAVIRYDVEKKAGVSNLLDILSGVTGQSVPELEAQFEGQMYGHLKGAVADAVSGMLTELQARYHTYREDEAFLQEVMREGAAKARARAQQTLAKVYDAIGFVAHP; this is translated from the coding sequence ATGAGTAAACCCACTGAATTAACCGCTGTATCCAGTAAACCAATCAAGCCTATCGTATTTAGCGGTGCGCAACCGTCCGGCGAATTGACCATTGGCAATTACATGGGTGCGCTGCGTCAGTGGGTACAGATGCAGGATGATTATGAGTGCATTTATTGCATCGTTGACCTGCATGCGATTACTGCCCGTCAAGATCCGGCGCAGTTACGCAAAAGAACCTTAGATACGTTGGCGTTGTATCTGGCTTGCGGTATCGATCCGAAAAAGAGTACGATTTTTGTTCAGTCCCATGTGCCTGAGCACTCTCAGCTAAGCTGGGCGTTGAACTGCTATACCTATTTTGGTGAGCTGAGCCGTATGACTCAGTTCAAAGATAAGTCAGCCCGTTATGCTGAAAACATTAATGCGGGTTTGTTTGATTATCCCGTATTGATGGCGGCGGATATTTTGCTCTATCAAACTAATCAGGTGCCGGTCGGTGAAGACCAGAAGCAACATCTGGAGCTGAGCCGCGATATCGCTGGCCGGTTCAATGCGTTGTACGGCGATATTTTCAAAATTCCTGAACCGTTTATTCCGAAAGCCGGTGCGCGGGTAATGTCTTTGCTAGACCCAACCAAAAAGATGTCCAAATCTGATGACAACCGCAACAACGTCATTGAACTGCTGGAAGATCCGAAATCGGTGGTTAAAAAGATTAAGCGCGCGGTGACTGACTCTGATGAGCCAGCAGTGATCCGTTATGACGTAGAAAAGAAAGCCGGTGTTTCTAACTTGCTGGATATCTTGTCAGGTGTGACCGGTCAATCAGTTCCTGAGTTGGAAGCACAGTTTGAAGGCCAGATGTATGGTCATTTGAAAGGTGCAGTGGCGGATGCCGTCTCTGGCATGCTGACAGAGCTACAGGCGCGTTATCACACTTATCGTGAAGACGAGGCTTTCTTGCAGGAAGTGATGCGTGAAGGGGCTGCCAAGGCGCGTGCTCGCGCACAACAGACATTAGCTAAAGTGTACGACGCTATCGGTTTTGTGGCTCATCCGTAA
- the nirC gene encoding nitrite transporter NirC — MYTDTINKCAANAARIVKLSKESPLGFWIGSAMAGAYVGLGIILIFTLGNLIDPAYRPLVMGATFGLALTLVIIAGSELFTGHTMFLTFGVKAGTIKSSQMWAVLPQTWLGNLLGSIFVALLYYYGGGNLLSVDTSLVHTAALAKTSAPAMTLFFKGVLCNWLVCLAIWMAIRVEGAAKFIAIWWCLLAFIASGYEHSVANMTLFALSWFGNHSEAYTLSGIGHNLLWVTLGNTLSGAVFMGLGYWYATPRENRPQPAAVNAPQAVKQ, encoded by the coding sequence ATGTATACAGATACGATCAACAAATGTGCGGCCAACGCGGCTCGCATCGTCAAGTTATCAAAAGAAAGCCCGCTGGGCTTCTGGATTGGCTCAGCAATGGCCGGTGCCTACGTCGGCCTTGGCATTATTCTGATTTTCACACTGGGTAACCTGATCGATCCTGCTTACCGCCCACTGGTAATGGGAGCCACCTTCGGCCTGGCGCTGACACTGGTCATTATCGCGGGTTCTGAGTTGTTCACCGGCCACACCATGTTCCTAACCTTTGGCGTGAAAGCTGGCACCATCAAATCCAGCCAGATGTGGGCCGTATTGCCGCAAACCTGGTTGGGGAATCTGCTGGGTTCTATTTTTGTCGCTCTGCTCTATTACTACGGTGGCGGTAACCTGCTGTCGGTAGACACCAGCCTGGTACACACCGCTGCATTAGCAAAAACCTCAGCCCCAGCTATGACCCTATTCTTCAAAGGTGTATTATGTAACTGGCTGGTTTGTCTGGCGATCTGGATGGCAATCCGCGTAGAGGGTGCCGCCAAATTTATCGCTATATGGTGGTGTTTGCTGGCCTTTATTGCCTCAGGCTATGAGCATTCCGTCGCCAACATGACACTGTTTGCCCTGTCTTGGTTTGGTAATCACAGCGAGGCCTACACCTTAAGTGGCATCGGTCACAACCTGCTGTGGGTAACACTGGGTAATACCCTGTCAGGTGCGGTCTTTATGGGCCTTGGTTACTGGTATGCCACACCACGGGAAAACCGCCCACAACCTGCGGCAGTTAACGCGCCGCAAGCTGTGAAACAGTAA